One Owenweeksia hongkongensis DSM 17368 genomic region harbors:
- a CDS encoding DUF1573 domain-containing protein: MKKLLLALAFIATGTFAFAQESNPNSPEISFETETIDYGTIDQGADGKREFVFTNTGKEPLIISNAQGSCGCTVPTWPREPIAPGEKAAIKVKYDTKRVGPFTKSVTIHSNAATSTKVIRIKGNVKKPEQVKTTPEKADKTSMMEESK, translated from the coding sequence ATGAAGAAGCTACTATTAGCACTTGCATTTATTGCAACCGGAACTTTTGCGTTTGCGCAAGAATCTAACCCCAATTCACCAGAAATTTCGTTTGAAACCGAAACTATTGACTACGGTACCATCGATCAAGGTGCTGACGGAAAAAGAGAATTTGTATTTACCAACACCGGTAAGGAGCCTCTTATTATTTCGAATGCCCAAGGATCATGTGGATGTACTGTTCCTACTTGGCCACGTGAGCCTATCGCTCCAGGCGAAAAAGCGGCTATCAAAGTAAAGTATGACACTAAGCGTGTAGGACCTTTTACCAAAAGTGTAACTATTCACTCTAATGCGGCTACCTCTACTAAAGTTATTCGCATTAAAGGGAATGTAAAGAAGCCTGAGCAGGTAAAAACTACTCCTGAAAAAGCCGACAAAACCTCTATGATGGAAGAGTCGAAATAA